One part of the Hippoglossus hippoglossus isolate fHipHip1 chromosome 11, fHipHip1.pri, whole genome shotgun sequence genome encodes these proteins:
- the LOC117770652 gene encoding fibrinogen C domain-containing protein 1-like, with the protein MKWQCVFLVLISLGGRCFRCVAGDVVASDEHPDIGHDEDVHPHTLRETSRDVPDTSIETNWDILDINQDDYEDADWRPPTSLQDTRPVLSPEDTPVILSGTPAVNNTNQVIATSSPQCGEYSSQLSNGECRLMATLPPVGTSQKRCPDMFRCTDDVSYWLHENQDRKDQLEELRGTMSELQVELRNHRLKVKALEVQEEQSLNSTFEQRLRSQELRHAKFDTLLHVHATLLDELQAQLRNLSAAVQRVGRNTGCTVKVVRTTPPRGLRDTLPPGGQLLSFCPSDCASLYHNGVRRSGVYTIVLSPGANLPVYCDMETEGGGWTVFQRRCDGSVSFNHGWSEYREGFGDPRGEHWLGNQQLHLLSNQGQYSLRVDLQDWSHAQRHALYHSFRTENEENQYRLHVSGFSGTAEDSFGWYHDHQGFSTPDTGNICAEISHSGWWFRQCFYANLNGVYYKGGRYTLKAQNLLGPDGIVWFSWKDSDFYSLKAVAMMIRPRNFRPSRLSP; encoded by the exons ATGAAGTGGCAATGTGTGTTCCTGGTTCTCATCTCTCTGGGCGGCCGGTGTTTCCGATGTGTCGCCGGTGACGTTGTGGCCTCTGACGAACACCCAGACATTGGCCATGATGAGGACGTGCACCCCCACACCCTCCGAGAAACAA GCAGGGATGTACCAGACACGAGTATTGAAACAAACTGGGACATACTGGACATTAACCAGGACGACTATGAGGACGCAGACTGGCGTCCTCCGACCTCCCTGCAGGACACACGCCCCGTTCTGTCCCCTGAAGACACACCAGTGATTCTCAGTGGCACCCCTGCTGTCAACAACACCAACCAAGTCATTGCTACTTCGTCACCTCAGTGCGGCGAGTACAGCAGCCAGCTGTCTAACGGCGAGTGCCGGCTGATGGCAACGCTGCCCCCTGTGGGAACATCGCAGAAGCGCTGCCCGGATATGTTCCGCTGTACAGACGACGTCTCCTACTGGCTGCACGAGAACCAGGACAGAAAGGaccagctggaggagctgagagggACGATGTCggagctgcaggtggagctgaGGAACCACCGGCTTAAAGTCAAAGCCCTGGAGGTGCAG gAGGAACAAAGTCTGAACTCAACCTTTGAGCAGCGGCTGCGCTCTCAGGAGCTGCGTCACGCTAAGTTCGACACGCTGCTCCACGTGCACGCGACGCTGCTGGACGAGCTGCAGGCGCAGCTCCGCAACCTGTCGGCCGCCGTGCAGCGCGTGGGCCGCAACACAGGCTGCACGGTCAAGGTTGTGAGAACCACACCCCCGCGCGGCCTGCGAGACACACTGCCACCAG gtGGACAGctcctgtctttctgtccttcAGACTGTGCGTCTCTGTATCACAACGGTGTTCGTCGTTCTGGTGTTTACACCATTGTCCTGTCGCCCGGCGCCAACCTGCCCGTCTACTGCGACATGGAGACGgaag GTGGAGGCTGGACAGTGTTTCAGCGAAGGTGTGACGGCTCAGTCAGTTTTAACCACGGCTGGTCCGAGTACCGCGAAGGCTTTGGTGATCCTCGAGGAGAACACTGGCTGggaaaccagcagctccatctTCTATCCAATCAGGGTCAGTACAGCCTCCGCGTCGACCTGCAGGACTGGAGCCACGCCCAGAGACACGCCCTCTACCACAGCTTCAG gaccGAGAACGAGGAGAACCAGTACCGCCTCCACGTGTCCGGCTTCAGTGGGACGGCAGAGGATTCGTTCGGGTGGTACCACGACCACCAGGGTTTCAGCACGCCGGACACGGGCAACATCTGCGCCGAGATCAGTCACTCGGGCTGGTGGTTCCGCCAATGTTTCTACGCCAACCTCAACGGCGTCTACTACAAG GGGGGGCGCTACACTCTGAAAGCCCAGAATCTGCTTGGGCCAGACGGCATCGTGTGGTTCTCCTGGAAGGATTCAGACTTCTATTCTCTGAAGGCCGTCGCCATGATGATACGGCCACGCAACTTCAGGCCGTCCCGCCTGTCCCCATAG
- the ndufb9 gene encoding NADH dehydrogenase [ubiquinone] 1 beta subcomplex subunit 9, with translation MAAAFLTHQQKVLRLYKKSLRHLESWCIFRDKYRFYACMMRARFDDNRSEKDMVKATMMLKAGEEEFWSNQHPQPYIFPDSPGGTSYERYECYKVPEWMLDHWHPSEKAMYPDYFSKREHWKQLRLQSWDKEVAQLQAETPAEGPKNEALPPARKEGDLPPLWWQFVTRPRERPT, from the exons ATGGCGGCGGCCTTTCTGACCCACCAGCAGAAGGTGCTGCGGCTCTACAAGAAGTCTCTGAGACACCTGGAGTCCTGGTGCATCTTCAG GGACAAGTACCGGTTCTACGCCTGCATGATGCGCGCTCGCTTCGATGACAACAGGAGCGAGAAGGACATGGTGAAGGCCACCATGATGCTGAAGGCGGGAGAGGAGGAGTTCTGGTCCAATCAGCATCCTCAGCCCTACATCTTCCCCGACTCTCCTGGAGGAACCTCGTACGAGAGATACGAGTGCTACAAG GTACCTGAGTGGATGCTGGACCACTGGCACCCGTCTGAGAAGGCCATGTATCCTGATTACTTCTCCAAGAGGGAGCACTGGAAGCAACTGAGGCTGCAGAGCTGGGACAAAGAG GTTGCTCAGCTTCAGGCCGAGACTCCGGCCGAAGGCCCCAAGAACGAGGCCCTCCCCCCCGCCCGCAAGGAGGGCGACCTCCCCCCTCTGTGGTGGCAGTTTGTCACCCGGCCCAGGGAGCGCCCCACATAA
- the LOC117771065 gene encoding pro-opiomelanocortin-like — translation MHPVWLLVAVTVVGVVSGDDNQCWEHPSCQEVNDESSMMECIQLCRPDLPVEASSSAPQAKRSYSMEHFRWGKPVGRKRRPVKVYTSDGVEEVSAEAFPEEMLRRELPAADDQETVAAGEQEKLHDVHEKKDSTYKMKHFRWSGPPASKRYGGFMKSWDERHQRPLLTLFKNVIKDEGRETTGDQAGEIGAKR, via the exons ATGCATCCTGTGTGGCTATTGGTGGCTGTGACTGTGGTGGGTGTGGTCAGCGGAGACGACAACCAATGCTGGGAGCATCCGAGCTGTCAGGAGGTCAACGATGAGAGCAGCATGATG gagtgTATCCAGCTCTGTCGGCCTGACCTCCCCGTCgaggcctcctcctccgcccctcAGGCCAAGCGCTCCTACTCCATGGAGCATTTCCGCTGGGGAAAGCCCGTCGGACGAAAGCGTCGCCCGGTCAAAGTCTACACCTCCGATGGCGTGGAGGAGGTGTCGGCCGAGGCGTTCCCTGAAGAGATGCTCAGGCGGGAGCTCCCAGCAGCGGACGACCAGGAGACGGTGGCAGCGGGGGAGCAGGAGAAGCTCCATGATGTCCACGAGAAAAAAGACAGCACCTACAAGATGAAGCACTTCCGCTGGAGCGGCCCGCCGGCCAGCAAACGCTACGGTGGCTTCATGAAGAGCTGGGACGAACGCCACCAGAGGCCGCTACTCACACTCTTCAAAAACGTCATCAAAGACGAAGGACGGGAGACAACGGGGGACCAGGCGGGAGAGATCGGAGCGAAGAGATAG